The Thermococcus sp. sequence CCTATTTGGCCGGCAAACTTCCGGTTCAGGAGATGGCCTTCGCTGTCATGGTGATCTCATCCGCCTTCTCCTTCGCGGCTTTCCTCCACATCAGAAGGGCCATGAGGGAGTGAGATGAGGGCTGAGAGGCTCAGGGAGCTTTCAAACTCACCGCTCGGGAACCCGACGAGGTTGGCAATAGCCCTCTACCTCCTCTCCCGTGAGAGGACTACCTTTATCGAGCTTGCCAAAGCCTTAAAACTCACCCCGGGAAACCTCGACTTCCACCTCAAGGCCCTCGAAAAGGCCGGAATGGTAAAAACCTACTACGGCTTTGGCAAAAGGCCGAGGAAGTTCGTGGAGCTGAGCGAGAGGGGAACGGAAGAACTGGAGAAAGCTATGAGAATCCTCCGCGAGGTGGTGGGTGGTGATTGAATACCTCTACGCTTTCCTGCTCTGGCTGGCGGTCTTCCTGCCTTCCTCAAGCTTTGGATCACTCCTGGCGAAGAGGGGGAAGGGCTTAGCCAGTGCCGGAATTCAGGGGGCTTTCCTAATCCTGTCGCTCACCTTGATTTCTCTCCTCAGAATTCCAGTCAGCTTTGGATTGGCTTACCTTCCTCAGTCAATAGCAATTGGATTTTCCGTTTCTCTGGTGTTAAGCCTCGGGGAAAGGCTCCTCGGGGGAAAGGTCGAGATGCCGGAGTTTCTTCCCGATGTATTTCTCTGGAGGATTTTGCTCCTTCTCATCCTTGCTCCCCTCGCCGAGGAAAGCCTCAACAGGGCCTTGATTGAAGGCTACCTCCTAATCCACGGCCAGTTCTGGGGCGCGGTTGGATTTTCTGCCCTTCTCTTTGCTCTCCCACACTGGATGGCATTCGAGGGGGCTTCCCCGGGGGAGAAAGCCTACATAACGAGTGGAGCTTTCCTAATGGGGCTGATCGTTGGCTACCTCTTCGCGCTCAGCGGGTCTCTCCTCACGGCCTTCACCTTTCACTCGTCGGCGAA is a genomic window containing:
- a CDS encoding transcriptional regulator, with translation MRAERLRELSNSPLGNPTRLAIALYLLSRERTTFIELAKALKLTPGNLDFHLKALEKAGMVKTYYGFGKRPRKFVELSERGTEELEKAMRILREVVGGD
- a CDS encoding CPBP family intramembrane glutamic endopeptidase — translated: MIEYLYAFLLWLAVFLPSSSFGSLLAKRGKGLASAGIQGAFLILSLTLISLLRIPVSFGLAYLPQSIAIGFSVSLVLSLGERLLGGKVEMPEFLPDVFLWRILLLLILAPLAEESLNRALIEGYLLIHGQFWGAVGFSALLFALPHWMAFEGASPGEKAYITSGAFLMGLIVGYLFALSGSLLTAFTFHSSANLAGILTGELRSERNR